The sequence TCTCGACCAGGAAGAGTCCGCCCGCGATCACGAGCACGACTTCCTGCCGGATGATGATCGCCACCGTCGAGAGCGCGCCACCGAGTGCGAGCGCGCCGGTGTCGCCCATGAAGACCGACGCCGGGTACGTGTTGTACCAGAGGAAGCCGAGCCCGGCTCCCATCAGCGACGAGCAGAAGACCGGGCGCGTTCCGGCGGCGGGCACGTGCTTCAGCTCGAGATAGCTCGCGATCACGCTGTTCCCGACCACGTAGCTGAACAGCCCGATCACGCCGGCGCTGATCATCGTCGGGCCGATCGCGAGGCCGTCGAGGCCGTCGGTCAGGTTCACGGCGTTCGAGAAGCCGACGATGAAGACGACGGCGATCGGGACGTAGAGCCAGCCGATCATCGGGTGGAAGTTCTTCAACAGCGGGAGCGAGATCGAGGCGTCGAATCCCGGGAGCCAGTACAGCCAGACGGCCGCGCAGGTCGCGACCGAGAGCTGGCCGACCAGCTTCGCGCGCGCGCTGATGCCCTTGGGATTCTTCAGCACGGCCTTCTTGTAGTCGTCGACGAAGCCGATCGCGCCGCAGCCCAGCGTCAC is a genomic window of Deltaproteobacteria bacterium containing:
- a CDS encoding phospho-N-acetylmuramoyl-pentapeptide-transferase, which codes for MLYHLFYELLSAEISGLNVFRYLTFRSVGAALTALLIAFIAGPTLIRLLENRQIGQTIREDTPDRHQTKRGTPTMGGVLILFAVLTSTLLWAEWTNPFVWVVLFVTLGCGAIGFVDDYKKAVLKNPKGISARAKLVGQLSVATCAAVWLYWLPGFDASISLPLLKNFHPMIGWLYVPIAVVFIVGFSNAVNLTDGLDGLAIGPTMISAGVIGLFSYVVGNSVIASYLELKHVPAAGTRPVFCSSLMGAGLGFLWYNTYPASVFMGDTGALALGGALSTVAIIIRQEVVLVIAGGLFLVEMFSVMIQVASFKTRGKRVFRMAPIHHHYELRGWPEPQIIVRFWIISVILGLVAISLLKLR